Proteins encoded by one window of Candidatus Bathyarchaeum sp.:
- a CDS encoding trypsin-like peptidase domain-containing protein — METTYEQPKPARKSTSLIVAVVIISLVAGAVSGYLTCFSSNAGEIDELQKQVNNLQGKLTLLQSTQSSNDQPLIVTTMNNVTVSQLYAQVADSVVVIRGMVPYSDFFGQVYYSQVQGSGFVYNFAGQNVIITNSHVVADATNTTVTFSNGNAYSATILGYDPYVELAVLSVDAPEEEFSPLEISSSSSLQVGDPVIVVGTPYGLTGSMSTGYVSALGRTLTAETTGGYVIANVIQTTAALNPGNSGGPVLNYKGEVVGIATAIVKDSEGLGFAIPSNTILREIESLINDGDYNYHSWLGVSGTDMTYEIAQEMEVDVTYGWLISEVTSGGPADQAGLQEGTEKKVITEKSIKIGGDIIIKIDETRVTGIDDVSAYLEEYTTPGDVIELTVIRNNEQISLDLELGTRPATANL, encoded by the coding sequence TTGGAAACAACATACGAGCAACCAAAACCGGCACGCAAATCAACATCGTTGATTGTTGCGGTCGTGATAATCAGTTTAGTTGCTGGAGCAGTTTCAGGATATTTAACCTGTTTTTCAAGTAACGCTGGCGAAATCGATGAACTACAAAAGCAGGTCAATAACCTTCAAGGAAAACTCACATTGCTTCAATCCACTCAAAGCAGTAACGATCAACCCCTCATCGTTACAACAATGAATAATGTTACAGTTTCCCAATTATATGCCCAAGTAGCTGACTCAGTTGTTGTTATCAGAGGCATGGTTCCTTACAGCGACTTTTTTGGACAAGTCTATTACTCTCAAGTACAGGGTTCCGGTTTTGTTTACAATTTTGCAGGACAGAACGTTATCATTACAAATTCTCACGTAGTAGCCGATGCAACAAACACTACAGTAACTTTTTCAAACGGCAACGCCTATTCTGCAACTATTTTAGGCTATGACCCATACGTAGAATTGGCTGTTCTTTCTGTTGACGCCCCAGAAGAAGAGTTTTCTCCCCTCGAAATCAGCAGCTCATCAAGTTTGCAAGTTGGAGACCCAGTCATCGTCGTAGGCACTCCCTACGGCCTAACAGGCTCAATGAGCACAGGATATGTTAGCGCTTTAGGCAGAACCTTAACAGCTGAAACCACAGGCGGATACGTAATCGCAAACGTAATTCAAACAACTGCGGCACTTAACCCAGGAAACTCTGGAGGTCCAGTTCTAAACTACAAAGGAGAAGTAGTAGGCATAGCCACAGCAATCGTAAAAGATTCCGAGGGACTTGGATTTGCAATACCATCTAACACGATTCTAAGGGAAATTGAATCTCTAATTAACGATGGAGATTACAACTACCACTCCTGGCTTGGCGTATCCGGAACAGATATGACATATGAAATTGCCCAAGAAATGGAAGTTGACGTAACATATGGATGGCTTATCAGTGAGGTTACAAGCGGCGGACCAGCAGATCAAGCAGGACTGCAAGAAGGAACAGAAAAAAAAGTAATCACAGAAAAGTCGATAAAAATCGGTGGAGACATCATAATCAAAATTGATGAAACCCGAGTGACCGGAATTGATGATGTGTCAGCATATCTAGAAGAATACACCACACCTGGAGACGTCATTGAGTTAACAGTAATCCGCAACAACGAACAAATCAGCCTAGACCTAGAGTTAGGAACCCGCCCAGCCACAGCCAACTTGTAA
- a CDS encoding RNA methyltransferase, protein MHRRKLVMAIPASVISDIPHLREKTLEIGLIGRAAAIFQVNEIIIYSDDEGGPNQKRDRALIASLLAYMETPQYLRKRLYELKPELKYAGILPPLRTPHHPLESRVSKLKKGEYREGVVVAVKNSGSFIDVGVESALLLPEKQLGLNRRVTVQIVQEGKNKKLALANPVNINQYWGYTVTTAKGSFGQLTKSRNYDLVIATSKMGIYFPKVAEELSEKWNNAKKILVGFGAPSQGLQKIVAKEKMRLEDVVDYNINTIPNQGTKTVRTEEAIYATLALLNMLEK, encoded by the coding sequence ATGCACAGACGAAAACTTGTAATGGCAATACCTGCTTCAGTAATTTCAGACATTCCCCATCTAAGGGAAAAAACCTTAGAAATTGGATTAATTGGCAGAGCTGCTGCCATATTCCAAGTAAACGAAATAATCATTTATTCCGACGATGAAGGCGGTCCTAACCAAAAACGGGACCGCGCCTTAATTGCCAGTTTGTTGGCTTACATGGAAACTCCCCAGTATCTGAGAAAACGATTATACGAACTGAAACCTGAACTCAAATATGCCGGAATTTTGCCTCCTTTACGAACTCCCCATCATCCTTTAGAAAGTCGAGTAAGCAAACTCAAAAAAGGAGAATACAGGGAAGGCGTCGTGGTTGCAGTTAAAAACAGTGGCTCTTTTATTGATGTTGGTGTGGAATCTGCACTTTTGCTTCCGGAAAAACAACTTGGTCTCAACAGAAGGGTCACAGTACAAATAGTGCAAGAAGGAAAAAACAAAAAATTAGCTTTGGCTAACCCTGTGAACATAAACCAATACTGGGGTTACACTGTAACAACTGCAAAGGGTTCCTTTGGACAATTAACAAAATCTCGTAACTACGATTTGGTTATTGCCACCTCAAAAATGGGGATTTATTTCCCCAAAGTTGCAGAGGAATTATCAGAAAAATGGAACAATGCAAAGAAGATTCTGGTAGGTTTTGGTGCGCCTTCTCAGGGACTGCAAAAGATAGTTGCAAAAGAAAAAATGCGCCTAGAAGATGTTGTTGATTATAACATTAACACCATTCCTAATCAGGGAACCAAAACAGTAAGAACCGAAGAAGCAATTTATGCCACTTTGGCTTTACTAAATATGCTTGAAAAATGA